The following proteins are encoded in a genomic region of Phycisphaera sp.:
- a CDS encoding helix-turn-helix domain-containing protein, translating to MPRETSTTQAAKQLGVTPRVLQQWVKNRRAPHGHNPNGTRIRFDVGEVRAWAVQKGLLSASDQKAKAGNSKSGKRGRNTQGADSKSKPSKSKPKGGKGKPEPPDPPGDTPQVDTSPEGRRKTAFEILAKIPGLLSELNTSDGSLAASQVATAIKSAEATAAAMLRRLDLEAERDETLIDRNKAVRVAVEIGTIVSAGSKAAVVDLSDRLYDDLVAAGIKPGPREAFVRVVRGTIRDSEDKRMLEVGEAVRRAEVGLNGR from the coding sequence GTGCCCCGCGAGACCTCAACCACGCAAGCGGCCAAGCAACTGGGCGTCACGCCCAGGGTGTTGCAGCAGTGGGTCAAGAACCGCAGAGCCCCGCACGGTCACAACCCAAATGGGACGCGGATCCGGTTCGACGTGGGCGAGGTCCGCGCGTGGGCCGTCCAGAAGGGTCTGCTCAGCGCCAGCGATCAGAAGGCTAAGGCTGGCAACTCCAAGTCCGGCAAGCGCGGGCGCAACACCCAGGGCGCTGACTCCAAGTCGAAGCCCAGCAAGTCCAAGCCGAAGGGTGGCAAGGGCAAGCCTGAGCCACCGGACCCGCCCGGGGACACGCCACAGGTCGATACCTCGCCCGAAGGCCGGCGCAAGACCGCCTTCGAGATCCTGGCCAAGATCCCCGGTCTGCTATCGGAACTCAACACCTCGGACGGCTCCCTGGCCGCCAGCCAGGTCGCCACGGCCATCAAGTCGGCTGAGGCGACGGCCGCGGCAATGCTCCGGCGACTGGACCTCGAGGCGGAGCGTGACGAGACACTCATCGATCGGAACAAGGCCGTTCGCGTGGCGGTCGAAATCGGCACCATCGTCTCGGCGGGCTCCAAGGCCGCTGTCGTTGACCTCTCGGATCGGCTGTACGACGACCTGGTCGCCGCTGGTATCAAGCCTGGGCCGCGGGAGGCGTTCGTGCGCGTCGTACGCGGCACGATCCGAGACAGCGAAGACAAGCGCATGCTCGAGGTCGGGGAGGCAGTCCGGCGCGCGGAGGTCGGGCTAAATGGTCGCTGA
- a CDS encoding PAS domain-containing protein has protein sequence MPSDASTWESVAIVGALSSFATGLIVVLLVQIRKLQAQTAQQFENTRQHMDVQTVKMNGIPNAQLDNLEFPTWAKGIGGRMKMLSPAYTAHFGKTPHEYVGKDDHQVWPKDVADKFVEHDTLVVRSGAALRCLELVPSDPRDPTSERKAWVVVKYPIRNESREIVGVGGYAIPEEVITTTQALLESTIPIEEVRGTPPEEPKK, from the coding sequence ATGCCATCCGACGCATCAACCTGGGAGAGCGTGGCGATCGTTGGCGCCTTGTCGTCATTCGCGACCGGCTTGATCGTCGTCCTGCTCGTGCAGATCAGGAAGCTCCAGGCCCAGACCGCCCAGCAGTTCGAGAACACCCGACAGCACATGGACGTGCAGACGGTGAAGATGAACGGCATCCCGAACGCCCAGCTCGACAACCTCGAGTTCCCCACCTGGGCGAAGGGCATCGGCGGCCGCATGAAGATGCTGTCACCGGCCTACACGGCCCACTTCGGCAAGACCCCGCACGAGTATGTGGGCAAGGACGACCACCAGGTCTGGCCGAAGGACGTCGCCGACAAGTTCGTCGAGCACGACACCCTCGTCGTCCGATCCGGTGCGGCCCTGAGATGCCTCGAGCTGGTCCCCAGCGACCCCCGAGATCCAACCTCGGAACGCAAGGCCTGGGTCGTCGTGAAGTACCCCATCCGGAACGAGAGCCGTGAGATCGTGGGTGTTGGCGGCTACGCCATCCCCGAAGAAGTCATCACCACCACGCAAGCCCTGCTCGAGAGCACCATTCCCATCGAAGAGGTGCGTGGAACACCACCAGAGGAACCGAAGAAATGA
- a CDS encoding helix-turn-helix transcriptional regulator codes for MTPSPDDRAMGLAVRELRATRKLSQDAVATLIGISPSTLSRKESGEISIGKHELRKFAQVLKVSVHDIHRIQAEYLRQETEQEAVQSTEPSEGSVARQMQSALEGIGQSIVEVCETSRGRRRQAILEHIVAYAKWLAETSKHSDDVGVQEPIIGEPYTGPMLKAPAIVLGDGTLVERYVPAVSVVRQKMAVSQVGGKLDGNGNQTRRSG; via the coding sequence GTGACACCATCGCCCGATGACAGAGCTATGGGCTTGGCAGTAAGGGAGTTGCGCGCCACGCGCAAGCTCAGCCAAGACGCTGTCGCCACGCTAATAGGCATTTCCCCTTCGACGCTGTCTCGAAAGGAATCTGGCGAGATCTCGATTGGTAAGCATGAGCTGCGCAAGTTCGCGCAGGTGCTAAAGGTGTCCGTTCACGACATCCACCGAATCCAGGCTGAGTATCTCCGCCAAGAAACCGAGCAAGAAGCAGTTCAATCGACCGAGCCCAGCGAGGGCAGTGTTGCGCGGCAGATGCAGTCTGCCCTTGAAGGGATTGGACAGTCGATCGTCGAGGTTTGTGAAACTTCACGCGGACGACGACGCCAGGCGATCCTTGAACACATAGTCGCTTACGCAAAATGGCTGGCCGAGACCTCCAAACACTCGGATGATGTTGGTGTTCAAGAGCCGATTATCGGCGAGCCATATACAGGACCCATGCTCAAGGCACCGGCTATTGTGCTCGGCGATGGCACGCTTGTTGAGCGATATGTGCCAGCTGTCTCTGTGGTAAGGCAGAAAATGGCTGTATCTCAAGTCGGGGGAAAACTAGATGGGAATGGAAATCAAACGCGTCGTAGCGGTTAG